In Deltaproteobacteria bacterium, one DNA window encodes the following:
- a CDS encoding 50S ribosomal protein L18: MIKKSFSDRLVNRLSKKNRIRKKVNGTLQRPRLCIYRSLNHIYAQIIDDVAMKTVLEASSLDISEKMSLSKKAVEVGKLLANKAKKLNVESVVFDRNGFIYHGRIKSLADSARENGLKF; the protein is encoded by the coding sequence ATTATTAAAAAAAGTTTTTCAGACAGATTGGTCAATAGACTTTCTAAAAAAAATAGAATTAGAAAAAAAGTTAATGGAACATTACAGCGTCCAAGATTATGTATTTACAGGTCATTGAATCACATTTATGCACAGATAATTGATGATGTTGCAATGAAGACTGTTTTGGAGGCATCATCTCTTGATATTTCAGAGAAGATGAGTTTGTCAAAAAAAGCTGTCGAGGTTGGGAAGTTATTAGCAAATAAAGCAAAAAAACTTAATGTTGAATCGGTAGTTTTTGACAGAAATGGTTTTATTTATCATGGTAGGATTAAATCTTTGGCGGATTCTGCAAGGGAAAATGGTCTTAAATTTTAA
- the rpsE gene encoding 30S ribosomal protein S5, translating to MDKVNSDFEERVVAINRVTKVVKGGRRFSFAALVVVGNKLGEVGFGSGKAGEVPEAIGKATRSAKKNSYSVNLKENRTINHEVIGRFGSAKVILKPASEGTGVIAGGAVRSVLESVGIKDILTKCIGTRNPHNAVRATIDGLIQLKAGVIKNEKI from the coding sequence ATGGATAAAGTTAATAGTGATTTTGAAGAAAGAGTTGTAGCCATAAACAGAGTAACTAAAGTTGTTAAGGGAGGAAGAAGATTTTCTTTCGCTGCCCTAGTCGTTGTTGGCAATAAACTTGGAGAGGTTGGATTTGGTTCTGGTAAGGCTGGTGAGGTTCCAGAAGCAATTGGAAAAGCAACTAGATCTGCAAAAAAAAATTCATATTCGGTAAATTTAAAGGAAAACAGGACTATTAACCATGAAGTAATTGGTAGATTTGGTTCAGCTAAGGTTATTTTAAAACCAGCTTCTGAGGGAACAGGTGTTATTGCTGGTGGTGCGGTTAGATCTGTTTTAGAGTCCGTTGGGATAAAAGACATATTAACAAAATGCATTGGGACAAGAAACCCTCATAATGCCGTTAGGGCAACAATTGATGGTCTAATTCAGTTAAAGGCTGGAGTAATTAAAAATGAAAAAATTTAA